Within Claveliimonas bilis, the genomic segment AGTATTGATAAAAGGAAGCAGCGGAAGCTTTTACCAGATACAGAGTGATCCGGTGCTGAACAGTGGAAGAACAGCAATCAATTCAAGTTCCGGAGCATATAATTTTTCCAATATGTATGCGTATATCAGTAAAGATTATGTGACAGTCGTATCCGGAAAAGTAAGCGGCGGCGGTGATACTCAGACACCTTCCGCCTCCGAAGGGATTACCTATTCTGTCCATGCTCAGACCTATGGCTGGATGGGCGAGCAGAAGGACGGAGCAATGGCTGGAACAGAAGGAGAAGCGAAGCGGCTTGAGGCTGTTAAGATCAAGCTTCGGGATCCATCGGTCAGCGGTTCGGTAAAATACAGAAGCCATATTCAAAGTATCGGCTGGACGGACTGGAAGTCCGACGGCGCTATGTCCGGGACAGAAGGCCAGGCAAAGCGGATGGAAGCGATCCAAATCCAGCTGACAGGAAAGATGGCAGAAAAATATGATATTTATTACCGGGTACACTGCCAGACTTACGGCTGGCTCGACTGGGCGAAAAACGGCGAGACAGCAGGAACGACAGACGGGGCAAAGCGGATGGAGGCATTGGAGATCCGGCTTGTGAAGAAAGGCGGGGCAGCTCCGGGAGAAACTATGCGTACCTATGTACAGCCGCTGCTGCAGTACCAGACCCATGTACAGACCTATGGCTGGCAGGAAATGGCAGAAGGCGGCGTAAAGGCCGGTACGGAAGGCCAGGCAAAGCGGATGGAAGCGCTGAAGCTTTCTCTTGTGAATCAGAAGTACAGCGGGAATATAGAGTATAAAGTCCATGTACAGACCTATGGATGGATGAACACGATGCGAAACGGTGCGCTTGCAGGAACGACAGGCCAGGCGAAACGGATGGAAGCCATTCAGATCCAGTTGACAGGCCAGATGGCAAAGCAGTATGATATTTATTATCGGGTACATTCCCAGAGTTATGGCTGGCTTGGCTGGGCCAAAAACGGTGAATCTGCCGGGACAAAAGGACTTGCAAAGCGAATGGAAGCCATTCAGATCGTTCTTGTGAAAAAAGGCGGAGAAGCTCCGGGAAGTACAGATCAAAGATTTGTAAAAGCATAAGATATAAAAGGGAAGAATCAGAGAAAAAAGGAGGAGTTTACATTGAAAAGAAACTGGAAGAGACTGACAGCGCTGGCTTTGGCAGTATGCCTGACGGCCGGAATGGCATTTTCAGTAGACTTTAGCAGTAATGCGGCAGAAAATGACGGAACAGCTGCAGTTTCAGAAGAAAATGGAACAGAAGCGCCTGCGACCGGACAGGATGATACAGCATCTGATCAGGAGACAGGCAGCGGTTCAGAGGGGAGCGGCACGGAAACAGAAGGGACCACTGAAGATTCGGCTGAAACTTCTGACGGGACAGGAGACAATGCGGCAGTAAGCACAGAAGAGAGTGGGGAAGCAGAAGAACAAGCATCAAATGAAGCGGCAGAAGAGCAGTCAGAAGAAGAACCACAGACTCGTCTGGCAAACAGCTGGAGATACTCCAACGGTCAGCCGATTCAGAGCAAAACGGCAAGATCAGCACGTGCAGTTTCCAATGCCTGGGAAAAGGTAAATGGAAGATATGTCAACTCCTATGGAGATCCTATTCCGGGAGCGCAGCTGAAAGGTGTGGATGTCAGCGAGTGGCAGGGAAGAATTGACTGGGCAAAAGCAAAAGCAGACGGTATCGAATATGCGATCATCCGTGTGGGCTGGCATGGAAACAATGACAGCCATGTAGATGACTGGTTTGAATACAATGTTTCCGAGTGTGAGAGGCTGGGTATTCCATATGGCGTATACCTCTATTCTTATATTACAACGACGGCAGGAGCTACAAATGCTGCAAATTTTGTATTAAATCAATTAAAAGGGCATACTCTTTCCTATCCGGTATATTTGGATCTGGAAGATAATAGTACGATCAATACAGATCATGGCGCCATTGCACAGACCTTTTTAAACAAAATCACAGCAGCCGGTTACAGAGGCGGCGTCTATGCCAATCTGAACTGGTGGAATAATTATCTGACAAGTTCTGTATTTAACAATGCGGCATGGTCAAAATGGGTGGCACAGTATAATTATGAGTGTAATTATACAGGTACTTATGATATGTGGCAGTGTACCTCTTCAGGTAAAGTTGACGGAATTTCCGGCAATGCAGATCTCAACTTCTGGATGGTGAAGACCTATGATCAGCAGCCGATTGAGGTGGAAGACCCGAATATCATCAGCTATTCGTCTCATATGCAGACATTTGGCTGGCAGCCGACGGTTCAGAACGGATATCAGACCGGAGTGACAGGATATTACAAACGATTGGAGGCTGTTAAGATTAGTATTGGCGACGGCTATGGCGATCTGGGCGTAAGGTACAGTACGCATGTGCAAAGTTACGGCTGGATGGATTATGTGGAAAACGGAGCAACTTCAGGAACAACCGGGGAAGCGAAACGAGTGGAAGCCATTAAGATCGAGCTGACAGGGAGCGAAGCTGATAACTATGATATTTACTACCGGGCACACTGCCAGACCTACGGCTGGCTTGACTGGGCCAAGAATGGAGAAGCGGCCGGAAGTCAGGGCTATGCGAAGCGGCTGGAAGCTATTCAGATTGTTGTAGTTCCGAAAGGATCCGAGGCTCCGGGAAGCACTGAGAAACCATTTGAAAAGAAACCGATGGCTGTGAAATATCAGACGTATGTAAACGGATCCGGATGGCAGGCAGCGGTGGAAAATGGAGCGACTAATGGAACAACGGGTCAGGCAAAATCTTTGGAGGCTTTGAAAGTTACCATTACAGATTCTGACTATACCGGCGGAGTGAAATATGAAACTTACATGCAGACATACGGATGGAACGGAGAAAAATCAAATGGAACAGAGGCAGGTCTTGCCGGAGGAGGCAAGCGCCTGGAGGCAGTAAGAATGTCTCTGGAAGGCGACATTGCGGAACATTATCATATTTACTACCGCGCTTACGTACAAAGCTATGGCTGGCTTGACTGGGCGAAGGACGGAGAAGCGGCTGGAACTTTTGATTATGCCAAGAGAATGGAGGCAATCCAGATCAAACTGGTGGAAAAGGGCGGAGCAGCTCCGGGAGAGACAGATACTCCGAGCAAACAGGCTCTTTTGAAATACAGTACTCACATCCAGACTTATGGCTGGAAGAGCTGGAGCTTTGATGGGGAACAGAGCGGAACCACAGGCCAGGCAAAACGTCTGGAAGCGATAAAGATAGATTTTGCTAATTCAAAATATGCAGGAAAGCTTCGCTACAAAACTCATGTACAGACCTACGGTTGGGAGGATAACTGGACAAAAGGTGGACAGATTGCCGGAACCACAGGCCAGGCAAAACGCCTGGAGGCTATTCAGATTGAATTGACAGATGAAATGGCAGAACAATATGACATCTATTACCGTGTACACTCTCAGACATATGGCTGGCTTGGCTGGGCGAAAAACGGCGAGTCTGCCGGAACAGAGGGACTGGCAAAACGTCTGGAAGCTATTGAGATCCAGCTGGTAGAAAAAGGCGGAGCAGCTCCGGGAAGCACAGAGCAGGCTTTTATAAAGGGTGAATAGAAAGAAAATTATCGAGGTGAGAGAAGTTGAGACGTTTAAAAGGAGTGACAGCCATTGTACTGAGTGCATTTCTGATTTTTGGAAGTGCGGGAAGCGCTCTGGCATCAGAGGGAACAGAAACCAGTGCTCAGGTTACTTCAGACACCGCAGATAACAGCTTAGAGGATCAGACGGAAAATGGCGGCGTTACGGGGGAAAAAGGTTTGGAGGAAACAGCACCTGAGACTGGAGATGAACAGAAAGAGACAAATCCTACTACAGATCAAGGTGAAACTGAAAAAGCAGAAAGCGACGAAACGAAGGATTCTTCTGCAGAGATGACAAATCCCAAAGATATAGCAACAGAGGATCCTGCTGCAGGAGAAGAGACAGGTACGGAAGGAACTGGTGAGGAAACCGGAGAGGGAAATGAACAGGATAAGCCGGAGGAAGAGCAGATTCCTAAGCTTTCCTATCGTGTTCATGTTCAGAGCAGCGGCTGGAACAACTGGACAGAAAACAGTGGAATCATCGGTACAACCGGAAAAGGGAAAAGACTGGAAGCGATTCAGTTGAAGGTTGAAATGCCGGAACAGGGAGCAACGGAAACACCTGTAGAAGGAAGGGATCCAGGAGCAACAGGGCTGGACGCAGCAGAGGTGGCTACGGAAGAACCGGAGCAGCCGGCTGGAATCGAGTACCGTGTTCATGCTCAGAGCTATGGCTGGATGGACTGGGTGAAAGACGGC encodes:
- a CDS encoding GH25 family lysozyme, giving the protein MKRNWKRLTALALAVCLTAGMAFSVDFSSNAAENDGTAAVSEENGTEAPATGQDDTASDQETGSGSEGSGTETEGTTEDSAETSDGTGDNAAVSTEESGEAEEQASNEAAEEQSEEEPQTRLANSWRYSNGQPIQSKTARSARAVSNAWEKVNGRYVNSYGDPIPGAQLKGVDVSEWQGRIDWAKAKADGIEYAIIRVGWHGNNDSHVDDWFEYNVSECERLGIPYGVYLYSYITTTAGATNAANFVLNQLKGHTLSYPVYLDLEDNSTINTDHGAIAQTFLNKITAAGYRGGVYANLNWWNNYLTSSVFNNAAWSKWVAQYNYECNYTGTYDMWQCTSSGKVDGISGNADLNFWMVKTYDQQPIEVEDPNIISYSSHMQTFGWQPTVQNGYQTGVTGYYKRLEAVKISIGDGYGDLGVRYSTHVQSYGWMDYVENGATSGTTGEAKRVEAIKIELTGSEADNYDIYYRAHCQTYGWLDWAKNGEAAGSQGYAKRLEAIQIVVVPKGSEAPGSTEKPFEKKPMAVKYQTYVNGSGWQAAVENGATNGTTGQAKSLEALKVTITDSDYTGGVKYETYMQTYGWNGEKSNGTEAGLAGGGKRLEAVRMSLEGDIAEHYHIYYRAYVQSYGWLDWAKDGEAAGTFDYAKRMEAIQIKLVEKGGAAPGETDTPSKQALLKYSTHIQTYGWKSWSFDGEQSGTTGQAKRLEAIKIDFANSKYAGKLRYKTHVQTYGWEDNWTKGGQIAGTTGQAKRLEAIQIELTDEMAEQYDIYYRVHSQTYGWLGWAKNGESAGTEGLAKRLEAIEIQLVEKGGAAPGSTEQAFIKGE